Proteins encoded within one genomic window of Jiangella mangrovi:
- a CDS encoding 1-phosphofructokinase family hexose kinase yields MSRPTDVVVSRVLCVTPNPAVDVTYRVGSWAPGASHRVRDVLERPGGKGVNVARVLRVLGVPAVVVAPLGGPGGDWLAAELRAGGHAVRAVPVAAATRRTVTVVDDTGAATAFNEPGRALSEDEWSAFVAAVAEELGDAVALVVSGSLPAGAPSDLLPRLVAAARDAGVPAVADTSGPALLTVAGAGPALVKPNAHELAEALPGDDGVSGAAGRLLALGAERVVVSLGADGLLGVDGSGGSGESAVWRVAGVPGVAGNPTGAGDATVAALVRGLVAGTPWPEALTDAAALGAAAVLAAAAGEVDLAAYERFLPTLHAERVE; encoded by the coding sequence ATGAGCCGACCGACTGATGTCGTCGTGAGCCGCGTCCTGTGCGTCACGCCGAACCCCGCGGTCGACGTCACCTACCGGGTCGGGTCGTGGGCGCCCGGTGCGAGCCACCGGGTGCGCGACGTGCTGGAGCGGCCCGGCGGCAAGGGCGTCAACGTCGCCCGGGTCCTGCGGGTGCTCGGCGTGCCGGCCGTGGTCGTGGCGCCGCTCGGCGGTCCGGGCGGCGACTGGCTGGCCGCCGAGCTGCGGGCCGGCGGACACGCCGTCCGAGCGGTCCCCGTCGCCGCCGCGACCCGCCGCACGGTCACCGTCGTCGACGACACCGGCGCGGCGACGGCGTTCAACGAGCCGGGGCGGGCGCTGTCAGAAGACGAGTGGTCGGCGTTCGTGGCTGCGGTCGCCGAGGAGCTGGGCGACGCGGTGGCCCTGGTCGTGTCGGGCAGCCTGCCCGCGGGCGCGCCGTCGGACCTGCTGCCCCGGCTGGTGGCAGCCGCCCGCGACGCCGGGGTGCCCGCCGTCGCCGACACCTCCGGGCCGGCGCTGCTCACCGTGGCCGGGGCCGGTCCCGCACTGGTCAAGCCCAACGCCCACGAGCTGGCCGAGGCGCTGCCGGGCGACGACGGCGTCAGCGGTGCGGCCGGGCGGCTGCTCGCCCTGGGTGCCGAGCGGGTGGTGGTGTCGCTGGGCGCCGACGGCCTCCTGGGGGTCGACGGCTCCGGCGGGTCCGGTGAGAGCGCCGTCTGGCGGGTGGCCGGCGTCCCCGGCGTGGCCGGCAACCCCACCGGTGCCGGCGACGCCACCGTCGCCGCCCTGGTCCGCGGCCTGGTCGCGGGCACGCCCTGGCCCGAGGCGCTGACCGACGCCGCCGCACTCGGCGCCGCCGCGGTCCTGGCCGCGGCCGCCGGCGAGGTCGACCTCGCCGCCTACGAACGGTTCCTGCCCACCCTGCATGCGGAGCGTGTGGAATGA
- a CDS encoding SIS domain-containing protein, with protein sequence MTEHVRAEIASQPACWVRVADLLDHARRVLPAPGERVAVAGCGTSWFVAMAYAALREQAGQGESDAFAASELPPGRRYDTVVAITRSGTTTEVLDLIAALRGGPGEAPRVVVLTAVADSPAADAADEAVVLDFADERSVVQTRAATSTLALLRAHLGHDLGPVVADAEKALDEPLDGLTGIEQATFVGRGWTVGLAHEAALKLRESAQFWAESYPAMDYRHGPVSIAQPGRLVWSFGPPPGGLEAEVAATGATFVSSDLDPMAQLVVAQRLAVALAERRGLDPDRPRHLTRSVVLPGR encoded by the coding sequence ATGACCGAACACGTCAGGGCGGAGATCGCCAGTCAGCCGGCCTGCTGGGTCCGCGTCGCGGACCTGCTCGACCACGCGCGCCGGGTGCTCCCGGCGCCGGGCGAGCGGGTCGCCGTGGCCGGCTGCGGCACGTCGTGGTTCGTCGCCATGGCGTACGCGGCGCTGCGCGAGCAGGCGGGACAGGGCGAGTCCGACGCGTTCGCCGCCTCCGAGCTGCCGCCGGGCCGGCGCTACGACACCGTCGTCGCCATCACGCGCTCGGGCACGACGACGGAGGTGCTCGACCTGATCGCGGCGCTGCGCGGCGGTCCGGGCGAGGCGCCCCGCGTCGTTGTGCTCACCGCGGTCGCCGACTCGCCCGCCGCCGACGCCGCCGACGAGGCGGTCGTGCTCGACTTCGCCGACGAGCGCTCGGTCGTGCAGACGCGCGCGGCCACCAGCACGCTGGCGCTGCTGCGCGCGCACCTCGGGCACGACCTCGGCCCAGTGGTCGCCGACGCCGAGAAGGCGCTGGACGAGCCGCTCGACGGGCTGACCGGCATCGAGCAGGCGACGTTCGTGGGGCGCGGCTGGACGGTCGGCCTGGCACACGAGGCGGCACTCAAGCTGCGCGAGTCCGCGCAGTTCTGGGCCGAGTCCTACCCCGCCATGGACTACCGGCACGGCCCGGTCTCGATCGCCCAGCCGGGCCGGCTGGTGTGGTCGTTCGGCCCGCCGCCCGGCGGGCTCGAGGCCGAGGTGGCGGCCACGGGCGCGACGTTCGTCAGCAGCGACCTCGACCCCATGGCGCAGCTGGTCGTGGCGCAGCGGCTCGCGGTCGCGCTGGCGGAGCGGCGCGGGCTCGACCCCGACCGGCCGCGGCATCTCACCCGCTCGGTCGTCCTCCCGGGCCGCTGA
- a CDS encoding ROK family protein: MAPRVVAVDVGGTSVKAGVVDDDGAVRSVDRTATPAAGLDGRPVVDAVEAIARRLARGVRPAAVGVVVPGIVDEAAGVAVHAENLGWHDVPLRALLAERLGCPVAVGHDVRAGGLAEHRAGALRGARNAVFLPVGTGIAAALVLDGRVFAGDGYAGEIGHVDVGHSLVCACGGRGCLEAVASAAAVARRYTAATGVAVGGSLDVAELVRRGDPAAVAVWDEALDALAAGLALLTGVVAPEVVAVGGGLGESADLVLEPLAGRLKARLTFQRPPRLVAAELGDTAGCVGAGLLARELIPREARAAPAATRGRRSRRVVGPDREPNGGSEVPPHEPTD; encoded by the coding sequence GTGGCGCCGCGGGTGGTCGCGGTCGACGTCGGCGGCACGTCCGTCAAGGCCGGGGTGGTCGACGACGACGGCGCGGTGCGCTCGGTCGACCGGACGGCGACGCCGGCGGCCGGGCTCGACGGCCGGCCCGTGGTCGACGCGGTCGAGGCGATCGCGCGGCGGCTGGCTCGTGGGGTGCGGCCGGCCGCGGTCGGCGTCGTGGTGCCGGGCATCGTCGACGAGGCCGCGGGCGTGGCGGTGCATGCCGAGAACCTGGGCTGGCACGACGTCCCGCTGCGCGCGCTGCTGGCCGAGCGGCTGGGGTGCCCGGTCGCCGTCGGGCACGACGTGCGGGCGGGCGGGCTGGCCGAGCACCGGGCCGGTGCCCTGCGGGGCGCGCGAAACGCGGTGTTCCTGCCGGTCGGGACGGGCATCGCGGCGGCGCTGGTGCTCGACGGCCGGGTGTTCGCCGGCGACGGCTACGCGGGCGAGATCGGCCATGTCGACGTCGGGCACTCGCTGGTCTGCGCGTGCGGCGGCCGCGGCTGCCTCGAGGCCGTCGCGTCGGCCGCCGCCGTCGCGCGCCGGTACACGGCCGCCACCGGGGTCGCCGTGGGCGGCAGTCTCGACGTCGCCGAGCTGGTCCGGCGCGGCGATCCCGCCGCCGTCGCCGTCTGGGACGAGGCGCTCGACGCGCTGGCCGCCGGGCTGGCGCTGCTCACCGGGGTGGTCGCGCCCGAGGTGGTCGCGGTGGGCGGCGGGCTGGGCGAGTCGGCCGACCTCGTGCTGGAGCCGCTGGCCGGCCGGCTGAAGGCGCGGCTGACCTTCCAGCGGCCGCCGCGCCTCGTGGCCGCCGAGCTGGGCGACACCGCCGGCTGCGTGGGCGCGGGGCTGCTGGCCCGGGAGCTGATCCCCAGGGAGGCTCGAGCGGCACCGGCGGCGACGCGGGGCCGGAGGTCCCGCCGAGTCGTCGGTCCAGACCGAGAGCCGAATGGTGGAAGTGAGGTGCCGCCGCATGAGCCGACCGACTGA
- a CDS encoding class II fructose-bisphosphate aldolase — MTLTSMTELFGRAAERGGGIGAFNVILLEHAEGLVTGAERAAAPVVLQISQNCVRYHGALEPIAVATLAVARAASVPVVVHLDHAEDAALVHEAVELGVTSVMFDASTLDYADNVAATRAVVDHCHAHGVAVEAELGEVGGKDGVHAPGARTDPAEAVAFVEATGVDSLAVAVGTSHAMRTRDAVVDHDLVAALRAAVPVPLVLHGSSGVPDEELTKAVAAGMTKVNIATHLNAVFTGAVRGRLDADAGLVDPRRYVSAGREALAAETARLLGVLRAA, encoded by the coding sequence ATGACGCTGACCTCGATGACGGAGCTGTTCGGCCGGGCGGCGGAGCGCGGCGGCGGCATCGGCGCCTTCAACGTGATCCTGCTCGAGCACGCCGAGGGCCTGGTGACCGGCGCGGAGCGGGCAGCTGCCCCCGTCGTGCTCCAAATCAGCCAGAACTGCGTGCGCTACCACGGCGCGCTCGAGCCTATCGCCGTCGCGACCCTGGCCGTCGCGCGGGCGGCGTCCGTGCCGGTGGTCGTGCACCTCGACCACGCCGAGGACGCGGCCCTGGTGCACGAGGCGGTAGAGCTGGGCGTCACCAGCGTCATGTTCGACGCGTCGACGCTCGACTACGCCGACAACGTCGCCGCCACCCGCGCCGTCGTCGACCACTGCCACGCGCACGGCGTCGCCGTCGAGGCCGAGCTGGGCGAGGTCGGCGGCAAGGACGGCGTGCACGCCCCGGGCGCGCGCACCGACCCGGCCGAGGCGGTGGCGTTCGTCGAGGCGACGGGGGTCGACTCGCTCGCCGTCGCCGTGGGGACCTCGCACGCCATGCGCACGCGCGACGCCGTCGTCGACCACGACCTCGTCGCCGCCCTGCGTGCCGCCGTCCCCGTCCCGCTGGTGCTGCACGGCTCGTCCGGCGTGCCCGACGAGGAGCTGACGAAGGCGGTGGCGGCCGGGATGACGAAGGTGAACATCGCGACCCACCTCAACGCGGTGTTCACCGGCGCGGTGCGCGGGCGCCTCGACGCCGACGCCGGTCTGGTCGATCCGCGCCGCTACGTGTCGGCGGGCCGTGAGGCGCTGGCCGCGGAGACGGCCCGGCTGCTCGGCGTGCTGCGCGCGGCCTGA
- a CDS encoding carboxypeptidase regulatory-like domain-containing protein translates to MNRRRGMTAVVSAALTAAALTPAAAAADAVTVEGTVRDGSGQGWPLWADVTVDGMSAVTDPVTGAFSLDLPPGEHTATVTSRYPGYPATTVSLSGSDADVALEVDPVRCFAPGYALASDGVAASFDDGLPAGWTVTDEVGDGENWRFDDPGERGNLTGGRSGFAIVDGEFYGYVTRQDTALVTPVLDLTGVAEPAIGFAHHFDTWVWDEPGGIADVDLSLDGGVSWETVWHRVEPVYGPATELVPVPQAAGRSDVRVRFRYHEGPYTAANGWQLDDVFVGNRSCDPVDGGLLAGHVTDGNTGAAVAGSLVEAGSDAAATTDGDGFYWMFVPGTGSHDVTASRLQYQDGSSAVRIAAGTTATADFALGAGLLTTSVSSVSSSADLGADATATVTVTNEGTAPTAVTLAERPVSFVPNTTGHPRTTGSASASISAGPGAPAWEALPDYPINIVDNVAGLHEGRLYSVGGESGFDYATTRGFVLDPASGEGWQPLPAMPHGRGAPAGEFVGGRLYVTGGREPGIYENGISPGTDVYDPATNSWTTEPGSPVPVQMAGSFVLDGLMYVVGGCFSDEDEDCGTDDVFRYDPAAREWEQVADYPEPIAEPACGAIEAKGYCAGGLVQRGPTKTAAYAYDPKMGTWTAVAPLPMELSGAAHTVADGRLLVSGGVSGGRYHDSTNAGFSYDPVSDAWSELSAAVNALARGGSTCGFHRVGGGDAGYAGRPFVETLPGYTDCGSDRDASWLSLAGSAGPAETLAPGESMEVTVSLAGAAADGPGTYSGAVLVRGDDTPYDQREIGVRFDTVAPRTWGAVAGTLSGRTCSGSVVPLTGAEIWIDGRDESHTLRTDAEGRYVLWLPVRQNPLRVVAGDDTWIPHTVTARVAPGKVTDLDLVLRHIACP, encoded by the coding sequence ATGAACCGACGGCGAGGCATGACGGCGGTGGTCTCGGCCGCGCTGACGGCCGCGGCCCTGACCCCGGCGGCGGCCGCAGCCGACGCCGTCACCGTCGAGGGAACCGTCCGCGACGGGTCCGGGCAGGGCTGGCCGCTGTGGGCGGACGTGACGGTCGACGGCATGAGCGCGGTGACCGACCCGGTGACCGGCGCGTTCTCGCTCGACCTGCCGCCCGGTGAGCACACGGCGACGGTGACCAGCCGCTACCCGGGGTACCCGGCGACGACGGTGTCGCTCTCCGGCTCGGACGCGGACGTCGCGCTCGAGGTCGACCCGGTCCGCTGCTTCGCCCCCGGATACGCGCTGGCGTCCGACGGCGTCGCCGCGAGCTTCGACGACGGACTGCCCGCGGGCTGGACCGTCACCGACGAGGTCGGCGACGGCGAGAACTGGCGCTTCGACGACCCCGGCGAGCGCGGCAACCTCACCGGCGGGCGGTCCGGGTTCGCGATCGTCGACGGCGAGTTCTACGGCTACGTGACCCGGCAGGACACCGCGCTGGTGACGCCCGTGCTCGACCTCACCGGCGTGGCGGAGCCGGCGATCGGGTTCGCGCACCACTTCGACACCTGGGTCTGGGACGAGCCCGGCGGCATCGCCGACGTCGACCTGTCGCTGGACGGCGGCGTCAGCTGGGAGACGGTCTGGCACCGCGTCGAGCCGGTGTACGGCCCGGCGACGGAGCTGGTGCCGGTCCCGCAGGCGGCCGGACGGTCCGACGTGCGGGTGCGGTTCCGCTACCACGAGGGGCCGTACACCGCGGCGAACGGCTGGCAGCTCGACGACGTGTTCGTCGGCAACCGCAGCTGCGACCCCGTCGACGGCGGGCTGCTCGCCGGGCATGTGACGGACGGCAACACGGGTGCGGCCGTGGCGGGCTCTCTTGTGGAGGCCGGGTCGGACGCTGCCGCGACGACCGACGGGGACGGGTTCTACTGGATGTTCGTGCCCGGCACCGGCTCGCACGACGTGACGGCGAGCCGGCTGCAGTACCAGGACGGGTCGTCGGCGGTCCGGATCGCAGCGGGAACGACGGCGACGGCGGACTTCGCACTCGGCGCCGGGCTGCTGACCACCAGCGTGTCGTCGGTGTCGTCGTCGGCGGACCTCGGCGCGGACGCGACCGCCACTGTCACCGTCACCAACGAGGGCACCGCGCCCACCGCCGTCACGCTGGCGGAGCGGCCGGTGTCGTTCGTGCCGAACACGACCGGGCACCCGCGCACGACGGGGTCGGCGTCGGCGTCGATCTCCGCCGGGCCGGGCGCGCCGGCCTGGGAGGCGCTGCCGGACTACCCGATCAACATCGTCGACAACGTCGCCGGACTGCACGAGGGGCGCCTCTACTCCGTCGGCGGCGAGTCCGGCTTCGACTACGCGACCACCCGTGGCTTCGTCCTCGACCCGGCGTCGGGCGAGGGCTGGCAACCGCTGCCGGCCATGCCGCACGGCCGCGGCGCTCCCGCCGGCGAGTTCGTCGGCGGCCGGCTCTACGTGACCGGCGGGCGGGAGCCGGGCATCTACGAGAACGGCATCTCCCCCGGCACCGACGTCTACGACCCGGCGACGAACAGCTGGACCACCGAGCCGGGTTCCCCGGTCCCCGTCCAGATGGCCGGCAGCTTCGTGCTCGACGGGCTCATGTACGTGGTCGGCGGCTGCTTCAGCGACGAGGACGAGGACTGCGGCACCGACGACGTGTTCCGCTACGACCCCGCAGCGCGGGAGTGGGAGCAGGTGGCCGACTATCCCGAGCCGATCGCCGAGCCGGCCTGCGGCGCGATCGAGGCCAAGGGCTACTGCGCCGGCGGCCTGGTCCAGCGCGGCCCGACGAAGACCGCGGCGTACGCGTACGACCCGAAGATGGGCACCTGGACCGCGGTGGCGCCGTTGCCGATGGAGCTCTCCGGCGCCGCCCACACCGTCGCCGACGGGAGGCTGCTGGTGTCCGGCGGGGTCAGCGGCGGGCGGTACCACGACTCCACCAACGCCGGGTTCTCCTACGACCCGGTCTCGGACGCCTGGTCCGAGCTGTCGGCCGCGGTCAACGCGCTGGCCCGGGGCGGCAGCACCTGCGGCTTCCACCGCGTCGGCGGCGGCGACGCCGGCTACGCCGGCCGCCCGTTCGTCGAGACGCTGCCCGGCTACACCGACTGCGGCAGCGACCGGGACGCCTCGTGGCTGTCGCTCGCGGGGTCGGCGGGGCCCGCGGAGACGCTGGCGCCGGGCGAGAGCATGGAGGTGACGGTCTCGCTGGCGGGCGCGGCGGCCGACGGGCCGGGCACGTACTCCGGCGCCGTCCTCGTCCGCGGCGACGACACCCCGTACGACCAGCGCGAGATCGGCGTGCGCTTCGACACGGTGGCGCCGCGGACATGGGGCGCGGTGGCGGGGACGCTGAGCGGCCGGACCTGCTCTGGTTCCGTCGTGCCGCTGACCGGGGCAGAGATCTGGATCGACGGCCGCGACGAGTCGCACACCCTGCGCACCGACGCCGAGGGCCGGTACGTGCTGTGGCTCCCGGTGCGGCAGAACCCGTTGCGCGTCGTCGCCGGCGACGACACCTGGATCCCGCACACGGTGACGGCCCGGGTCGCGCCCGGCAAGGTCACCGACCTCGACCTGGTGTTGCGCCACATCGCCTGCCCGTGA
- a CDS encoding PIN domain-containing protein has translation MTDGAQALVVDTSAVVAILTGENGADWLIDTLSATRHRYMASATYLELGIVLETRMGPVATGAAARFVRDSDIELVEVDPVIAERALEGWRLFGKGRHPAALNYGDCFTYGVAAELGIPVLCVGDDFARTHLEVLRPS, from the coding sequence GTGACCGATGGCGCCCAGGCACTCGTCGTCGACACTTCGGCGGTCGTCGCCATCCTGACCGGCGAGAACGGAGCCGACTGGCTGATCGACACCCTGTCGGCCACGCGGCACCGATACATGGCGTCGGCCACCTACCTCGAGCTCGGCATCGTGCTCGAGACCCGCATGGGACCCGTCGCGACGGGAGCGGCGGCTCGTTTCGTCCGCGATTCCGACATCGAACTGGTCGAGGTCGATCCGGTCATCGCGGAGCGGGCGCTGGAGGGATGGCGGCTGTTCGGCAAGGGCCGTCACCCGGCCGCACTCAACTATGGGGACTGCTTCACGTACGGCGTAGCCGCCGAACTCGGCATCCCGGTCCTCTGCGTCGGCGACGACTTCGCCCGTACCCACCTCGAGGTGCTCCGCCCGTCATGA
- a CDS encoding DUF4143 domain-containing protein, with the protein MNYLPRLAQDRLAERTGAFRVVVVNGPRQAGKTTLLRLFEANRGGSLRSLDDATTLRSALADPAGFVRFGATPRMIDEVQRGGDDLVVAIKYVVDRDDTPGQFILSGSTRFLTVPTISESLAGRAVFVEVWPFAVAERTGAPADFCALLFGDSAQLTQAATSPWTRDRYADLFCTGGYPEVLRLQAANLRHGWFDGYLSTVVLRDVASFAQVRHAEILPRLLALVTARAGSQLVVSDVAQSLQLNQATVRDYLTHLDTVFLTGRVSPWSSNITTRLVKTPKVYPTDAGLAAHLLQVDADALTAPGHSSLGAMVECFVYAELTRLLAVSDLGASLHFYRDHDGREVDFVLERRNGQIVGIEVKASSSVGAGDFRHLRWLRDRVGDRFAGGYVLYLGTESLPFGDGMTALPLSAMWHHHDL; encoded by the coding sequence GTGAATTATCTGCCGAGGCTGGCGCAAGACCGGCTGGCGGAACGGACCGGCGCCTTCCGGGTCGTCGTGGTCAACGGACCGCGGCAAGCCGGCAAGACCACCCTGCTCAGGTTGTTCGAAGCGAACCGAGGCGGCTCACTCCGCTCGTTGGACGACGCCACGACGCTCCGGTCGGCGCTCGCCGATCCCGCGGGATTCGTGCGATTCGGCGCGACGCCGAGGATGATCGACGAGGTCCAGCGCGGCGGAGACGACCTGGTCGTCGCCATCAAATACGTGGTCGACCGCGACGACACACCCGGCCAGTTCATCCTCTCCGGGTCGACGCGGTTCCTGACCGTCCCGACCATCTCCGAGTCGCTGGCCGGCCGGGCGGTCTTCGTCGAGGTCTGGCCCTTCGCCGTAGCGGAACGCACGGGAGCACCGGCCGACTTCTGTGCGCTGCTGTTCGGCGACAGCGCGCAACTGACGCAGGCCGCCACGTCACCATGGACCCGCGACCGCTACGCCGATCTCTTCTGCACCGGCGGCTACCCAGAGGTCCTGCGATTGCAGGCCGCGAATCTGCGACACGGCTGGTTCGACGGATACCTCAGCACGGTCGTCCTGCGAGACGTCGCGAGCTTCGCCCAGGTGCGGCACGCCGAGATCCTGCCAAGACTGCTCGCCCTGGTGACGGCGCGGGCCGGCAGCCAGCTCGTCGTCTCCGATGTCGCTCAGAGCCTGCAGCTCAATCAGGCCACCGTGCGCGATTACCTGACCCATCTCGACACCGTCTTCCTGACGGGCCGCGTCTCGCCCTGGTCCTCGAACATCACGACGAGGCTGGTCAAGACGCCGAAGGTCTATCCCACCGACGCAGGCCTGGCGGCCCATCTGCTCCAGGTCGATGCCGACGCCCTCACAGCGCCCGGGCATTCCTCGCTCGGCGCCATGGTGGAGTGCTTCGTCTACGCGGAGCTCACGAGGCTGCTCGCCGTCAGCGACCTCGGCGCCTCGCTGCACTTCTACCGCGACCACGACGGTCGCGAGGTCGACTTCGTCCTCGAACGGCGTAACGGCCAGATCGTCGGCATCGAGGTCAAGGCCTCTTCGTCGGTGGGTGCGGGCGACTTCCGGCACCTCCGCTGGCTCCGCGACCGAGTGGGCGACCGGTTCGCGGGCGGCTACGTCCTCTACCTGGGTACCGAGTCGCTGCCGTTCGGAGACGGCATGACCGCACTTCCACTCTCCGCGATGTGGCACCACCACGACCTCTGA
- a CDS encoding Gfo/Idh/MocA family oxidoreductase produces MALPHRYRPSRRDIIRTGAAIGAAAGLGGTAAGVAGASSAPDEAGADDTRREPPRIKGRERSMAEVPFEGFEHVRVGLIGLGERGGGQDVRWGAVSNVTAVCDIRPERVSRTIGRIMAQGFQDTEPVGYSDGEEDFLNLVRRDDIDLVYVATPWEWHYPQAKAAMEHGKHVAVELPISPHLDEIWDLVRTSERTGKHCMLLENVNYFRPELRMFNMAQAGLFGELQHASGGYVHDLRWPYFFGGAYYPEYWRRHWQTRMNALHYPMHGLGPVSATMGINRGDRFAELVAVASPPMNLALFRENDPRVGPDHSSWDDDEYISGDRHTALIKTANGRMIRVEHDVNSPHPYSRETTLTGSSGVVELDNARIYLESLGHTNHSWRTGSAFNSIMAEHDHWLWPALEDLADQYGGHGGGDFIAIFRLVQLMRLGMTPDIDVYDSAAWCSVIPLSHESMKGGRIKAVKVPDFTRGYWEDPRPTFDRERPDDPWLDG; encoded by the coding sequence GTGGCCCTTCCGCACAGGTATCGACCCTCCCGTCGCGACATCATCAGGACCGGCGCCGCGATCGGCGCCGCCGCCGGCCTCGGTGGGACCGCCGCCGGAGTCGCGGGCGCCTCGTCCGCGCCCGACGAGGCCGGCGCGGACGACACCCGCCGCGAGCCGCCGCGCATCAAGGGGCGCGAGCGGTCCATGGCCGAGGTGCCGTTCGAGGGGTTCGAGCACGTCCGCGTCGGCCTCATCGGCCTCGGCGAGCGCGGCGGCGGCCAGGACGTCCGCTGGGGCGCCGTCTCGAACGTCACCGCCGTCTGCGACATCCGGCCCGAGCGGGTCAGCCGCACCATCGGGCGCATCATGGCGCAGGGCTTCCAGGACACCGAGCCGGTCGGCTACTCCGACGGCGAGGAGGACTTCCTGAACCTGGTCCGCCGCGACGACATCGACCTCGTCTACGTCGCGACGCCGTGGGAGTGGCACTACCCGCAGGCCAAGGCCGCCATGGAGCACGGCAAGCACGTCGCCGTCGAGCTGCCCATCTCGCCTCACCTGGACGAGATCTGGGACCTCGTGCGCACCTCGGAGCGCACCGGCAAGCACTGCATGCTGCTCGAGAACGTCAACTACTTCCGGCCCGAGCTGCGGATGTTCAACATGGCCCAGGCCGGGCTGTTCGGCGAGCTGCAGCACGCGTCCGGCGGCTACGTGCATGACCTCCGCTGGCCGTACTTCTTCGGCGGGGCGTACTACCCGGAGTACTGGCGGCGGCACTGGCAGACCCGGATGAACGCCCTGCACTACCCGATGCACGGCCTGGGTCCGGTGTCGGCGACCATGGGCATCAACCGCGGCGACCGCTTCGCCGAGCTGGTCGCCGTCGCGTCGCCGCCGATGAACCTCGCCCTGTTCCGCGAGAACGACCCGCGCGTCGGCCCCGACCACTCCTCCTGGGACGACGACGAGTACATCTCCGGCGACCGCCACACCGCCCTCATCAAGACCGCGAACGGCCGGATGATCCGGGTCGAGCACGACGTCAACTCGCCGCACCCCTACAGCCGCGAGACCACTCTCACCGGCAGCAGTGGTGTCGTCGAGCTGGACAACGCCCGCATCTACCTCGAGTCGCTCGGACACACGAACCACTCGTGGCGCACCGGCTCGGCCTTCAACTCGATCATGGCGGAGCACGACCACTGGCTCTGGCCGGCCCTGGAGGACCTCGCCGACCAGTACGGCGGCCACGGCGGCGGCGACTTCATCGCCATCTTCCGCCTGGTGCAGCTCATGCGGCTGGGCATGACGCCCGACATCGACGTGTACGACTCCGCGGCCTGGTGCTCGGTCATCCCGCTCAGCCACGAGTCGATGAAGGGCGGGCGCATCAAGGCGGTCAAGGTGCCCGACTTCACGCGCGGCTACTGGGAGGACCCCCGGCCCACCTTCGACCGCGAACGCCCGGACGACCCCTGGCTCGACGGCTGA
- a CDS encoding type II toxin-antitoxin system VapB family antitoxin yields MALSIKSDEADRLARELSGVTGESLTTAVVIALRERLDRERGGSRNRISRRLRALQADLRGHEVVDARSAEEILGYDEHGLPR; encoded by the coding sequence ATGGCCCTGAGTATCAAGAGTGACGAAGCGGATCGGCTGGCCCGCGAACTGTCCGGGGTGACCGGGGAGTCTCTGACGACTGCTGTGGTCATCGCGTTGCGCGAACGACTCGACCGTGAGCGTGGCGGATCTCGCAACCGCATCAGCCGGCGGCTGCGTGCGCTTCAAGCCGATCTTCGTGGTCACGAGGTCGTCGATGCGCGCTCCGCTGAGGAGATCCTCGGCTACGACGAGCACGGCCTGCCCCGGTGA